Genomic segment of Truepera radiovictrix DSM 17093:
GGTCGAGACGCACCTCATCGTCACGGGTGGGGCCAAGCAGGTGATCCCCACCGAACTCTCGGAGACGCTCCACGACCTCGAGGGGCTCGCGGACGTCGTGCACAAAGACCGCGACCTCGGCGCGCCGGTCGCCTCGGGCTCCTTTCGCGCCGCGGGGATGGTGATCGTGCCGTGCAGCGCGGGGACGCTCGCCAAGGTCGCCCAGGGCCTGACCGACAACCTGGTCTCGAGGGCTGCGCACGTGACGCTCAAGGAGCGTAGGCCGCTGGTCCTGGTGGTGCGCGAAGCGCCCTTTTCGCGCCCCATGCTCCAGAACATGCTCCTGGCGCACGACGCGGGCGCCGCCGTCTTGCCCGCGTCGCCCGGGTTCTACCACCGGCCGCAGACCATTGGCGAGCTCGTCGCCACGGTCACGGCGCGCGCGCTCGACCTCCTCGGGGTCGACAACGACCACGCGCCGCGCTGGAAGGAGGGGGCGTGAGCGTCGCCGCGCTCATCCCCGCCGCCGGGTCGGGGGTGCGCTTGGGGCAGGGCCCCAAAGCGTGGGTGACGCTCGCGGGGGAGAGCCTTCTCAGCCGCGCCGTGGCGGCCTTTGAGGGGTGCGTCGACGAGGTGTGGGTGGGGGTCGCCCCGGCGCTAAGCGCGCGCGCCGAAGAGGAGCTTTCGGGGCGCGCCCGCGTGGTGTGCGGTGGCGCGACGCGGCAGGAGAGCGTCTACAACCTCCTGCGGGCCGCGCAGGCCGAGGTCGTGCTCGTTCACGACGCAGCGCGGCCTTTCCTGGAGGCGGCCGTGATCGAGCGCGTCGTCGCGGCGGTGAGGGCGCACGGCGCCGCCTCGGTGGTGACCGCCGTCGCCGACTCGCTCATCGAGGCCGCCTCGGGGCGGGTCGTCGACCGCGCCCCGCTGCGGGCGGTGCAGACGCCGCAGGGCTTTCGCCGCGAGCTCCTCTTGGCCGCTCACGAGCGCGCCAGAGAGCGGGCGCTCGAGGCCACCGACGACGCCGCGTTGGTCCGCGCCCTCGGGCACCCCGTCGCGCTCGTCGAGGGGAGCAGCTGGCTCTTTAAGGTCACCACCCCCGCCGACCTCGAGCTCGCCCGCGCGCTCGCCCCCTTGTGGGACGCCCGCTTGAGCGGGCCGAAGTGACGGTGCAGCTCACCGCCCACGCCAAGGTCAACCTCGGGCTCTCGCTCCTGGGGCGGCGCGGCGACGGTTTTCACGAGATCGACACCGTGATGGTTCGCCTCGACCTCGGCGACCAGCTCACCGTCGCTCTGGGCGCGCCGGGGGTGCGGCTGCGCGTCGCGGGTGCGGAGCTCGGCATTCCGCCGGAGGAGAACCTCGTCTACCGCGCCGCGGAAGCCTATCTGGGGGCGTGCTCGAGCGCGTGCGGGGTCGACCTCACCCTCGTCAAACACCTCCCCGCCGCCGCTGGGCTCGGGGGCGGTTCGTCGGACGCGGGCGCGACGCTGCGGGCGCTCGCGCAGTTGCGCCCCGCCGCGGTCGACCTCGCTGCGCTCGCCGCCGCGCTCGGCTCGGACGTGCCCTTTTTCGCCCGCGACCTGCCGGCGGCGCGCGCGACGGGGCGCGGCGAGGTGCTGACGCCGCTCGAGCTCCCCCCGCTGCACCTGGTGCTCGCGAACCCCGGCGTGGCGGTGAGCGCCCGCGACGCCTACGGCTACGTCGCGCGTTACGGCGGCCCGCTCGACGTCCCCGCACTGGTAGCGGGGTTGGCGCGCTACGAGCCGGACTACCCCAACGACCTCGAGCCCGGCGTCATCGCGCGTGTGCCGGTCGTCGGGGAGGTGCTCGCGGCGCTTCGGGGGGCAGGGCTACGAGGCGTGCGGATGTCGGGGTCGGGTTCGACGTGTTTTGGCCTCGCTACGAGCGCGGCGGCGGCGGCGCGCGCCGCCGCCGACCTCGCGCGCGCCCATCCGGCGTGGTGGGTGCGCGCCGCCAAGACCGGCTAAGCGCTACGGGCGGTCGGCGTGCCCCAGGTCGCGCTCGGGGTCGATGCGGTCGCGCACGAGCTGCTTGAGCTCCTTCGCCTCGGGAAAGCCGCCTTGCGCCTTGCGGTCCCACACGAGCGTGCCATCGACGCGCACCTGAAAGACGCCGCCGGTGCCCGGGACGAGTGCGACCTCGCCGAGGTCGCCCCCAAAGGTGCTCAGCAGCTCCTGGGCGTACCAACCGGCCCGCAGAAACCAGCGGCACTGCATGCAGAAGAGGATTTCGACGCGAGGGTGCATCACACTACCGTAGAGCTTTCTGAGCGGGATGGCTTCTTCTTGCAGTACATAGGACGCTTAGGGCTCTGGAACCGCGAGATCTCGACAGATTTTACAGGTCAGCAAGTCGTTAGACCTCGCGGTGCCTCGGTACCGCGGAGCTTCCGCCTGCTTTACGGTTGACGTAGACGGCGCAGCTGCTCCCTTCGCGCAAACGTTCGCAGCCTTGCGTTTCCAGATACTCGATGAGGTCACGAGGCGTCAGGCAGACAGCGCGAAAGCCTCGAGCTTTTCCTCTGCGAGGAGGCGGTTAGCTTCCAAAACGAGCGCGACGGCTTTCTGTAGCTTCGTCCTGGCTGCTTCCAAAGTCGCACCTTGGGTGTGCGCGCCTGGCAGTTCCGCGACGAAAGTGACACAGCCCGCTTGAACCTTTTGAAAGACGGCGGTGAGTCGGGGGGCAGGTCTGTTACCTGTCATACAACCTCCACAAGGTGGCTTTTCCAAGTCGAGGCGCCGCTCACCACCTTAGTCCGTCAGTTAGTCCGTCACCGCCCCCCGAGAGGCGCTCGAGACCAGCTTCGCGTACTTGGCGAGCACGCCGCGCTGGTACTTGATGGGGGGCGCCTGCCACGCTGCGCGGCGGCGCGCCAGCTCCTCGTCGCTGACGTGGAGCTCTAAAAGCCTCTTGGGGGCGTCGATGGTGATGAGGTCGCCCTCCTCGACGAGCGCCAAGGGCCCGCCGACCTGGGCTTCGGGGGCGACGTGCCCGACGACCAACCCGTAGGTGCCGCCGGAGAAGCGGCCGTCGGTGATGAGCGCGACCGCGTCGCCCAACCCCTTGCCGATGATCGCCGAGGTCGGCGAGAGCATCTCGCGCATGCCGGGGCCGCCCTTGGGGCCTTCGTAGCGGATGACGAGCACATCGCCCGCGCGGATGCGGTCGCCCATGATGGCCGCCATACACGCCTCTTCGGAGTCGAAGACGCGCGCGGGGCCGGTGATGGTGGTGCTTTTAAGGCCGCTGATCTTGGCGACCGAGCCTTCCGGCGCCAGGTTGCCGCGTAGCACG
This window contains:
- a CDS encoding SelT/SelW/SelH family protein; translation: MHPRVEILFCMQCRWFLRAGWYAQELLSTFGGDLGEVALVPGTGGVFQVRVDGTLVWDRKAQGGFPEAKELKQLVRDRIDPERDLGHADRP
- a CDS encoding UbiX family flavin prenyltransferase, coding for MPETAAPPQKRTRTRKRIVVGVSGGSGMLYALDLLRTLRPLPVETHLIVTGGAKQVIPTELSETLHDLEGLADVVHKDRDLGAPVASGSFRAAGMVIVPCSAGTLAKVAQGLTDNLVSRAAHVTLKERRPLVLVVREAPFSRPMLQNMLLAHDAGAAVLPASPGFYHRPQTIGELVATVTARALDLLGVDNDHAPRWKEGA
- a CDS encoding 4-(cytidine 5'-diphospho)-2-C-methyl-D-erythritol kinase, translated to MGRPLERAEVTVQLTAHAKVNLGLSLLGRRGDGFHEIDTVMVRLDLGDQLTVALGAPGVRLRVAGAELGIPPEENLVYRAAEAYLGACSSACGVDLTLVKHLPAAAGLGGGSSDAGATLRALAQLRPAAVDLAALAAALGSDVPFFARDLPAARATGRGEVLTPLELPPLHLVLANPGVAVSARDAYGYVARYGGPLDVPALVAGLARYEPDYPNDLEPGVIARVPVVGEVLAALRGAGLRGVRMSGSGSTCFGLATSAAAAARAAADLARAHPAWWVRAAKTG
- the ispD gene encoding 2-C-methyl-D-erythritol 4-phosphate cytidylyltransferase, producing the protein MSVAALIPAAGSGVRLGQGPKAWVTLAGESLLSRAVAAFEGCVDEVWVGVAPALSARAEEELSGRARVVCGGATRQESVYNLLRAAQAEVVLVHDAARPFLEAAVIERVVAAVRAHGAASVVTAVADSLIEAASGRVVDRAPLRAVQTPQGFRRELLLAAHERARERALEATDDAALVRALGHPVALVEGSSWLFKVTTPADLELARALAPLWDARLSGPK